The Esox lucius isolate fEsoLuc1 chromosome 5, fEsoLuc1.pri, whole genome shotgun sequence genome includes a region encoding these proteins:
- the LOC105023037 gene encoding cytochrome b-245 chaperone 1 homolog, with the protein MGYMKVEEHTPNMLHLKRSPGIRSWSLLVGIASIGLAAAYYSSDSILWKLFYLTGCVFVAMQNMEEWEEAVFDKANNLIELKTFSLYALILTMWRKGQEKVVLDMRHLRDVCVQEEKVRYLGKGYLLVLRLATGFSYPLTQSATMGGRSDVEAVALLLKRFLGLEELKRRREQESAREQEEDDELDLSSDSEKEGDFAPSIQ; encoded by the exons ATGGGGTATATGAAAGTAGAGGAGCACACCCCCAACATGTTACACCTGAAGAGATCACCTGGGATCCGCTCATGGTCACTACTTGTTG gtaTTGCATCTATTGGCCTTGCTGCTGCATACTACAGCTCAG ACAGTATCCTCTGGAAGTTGTTTTACTTgacaggctgtgtgtttgtggccaTGCAAAACATGGAGGAGTGGGAAGAGGCGGTGTTTGATAAAGCCAATAACTTGATAGAGTTGAAGACCTTCAGTCTGTATGCCCTGATTCTCACCATGTGGCGGAAAGGCCAGGAAAAAG TGGTGCTGGACATGAGGCACCTGcgtgatgtgtgtgttcaggaggAGAAGGTGCGCTACCTAGGGAAGGGCTACCTGCTAGTGCTGCGGCTGGCCACAGGTTTCTCATACCCCCTCACACAGAGTGCCACCATGGGGGGACGCAG TGATGTGGAGGCTGTGGCTTTGTTGCTCAAACGTTTCCTGGGTCTTGAGGAGCTCAAGCGTCGCAGGGAGCAAGAGTCAGCTAGGGAGCAAGAGGAGGACGATGAACTGGACCTCAGCAGTGACTCAGAAAAAGAGGGGGACTTTGCACCCTCAATTCAGTAG
- the uts2r2 gene encoding urotensin-2 receptor 2: MTIQRRGNPKVPDANGIEKKIKRGNALRQASAWRGSHGSLLGVLALAVMLGTVTWLFLASRDPYITETLVRQSEVVLQPRVYTVECSEDYDNYKRYPGCTPQTCGRAIIDNSVTREEAKSLRKLAERGLALAGSDGGASILDLHSGALSMGKQFVNIYRYFGEQLSDVFSEKDFSLYREVRARIQAVIAKTYDLDPSLLYLTKPTFFSRINSTQAKTQHDEYWHPHIDKVTYGSFDYTSLLYLSDYGADFTGGRFIFMDSNGNRTVEPRAGRISFFSSGSENLHRVEEVSWGTRYAMTVSFTCDPAHAIADPVMPITPV; the protein is encoded by the exons ATGACGATACAACGGCGAGGAAATCCGAAAGTCCCGGACGCAAACGGgattgagaaaaaaattaaaag GGGTAATGCCTTGAGACAGGCATCAGCATGGCGTGGGTCCCATGGCTCTCTCCTGGGGGTGTTGGCCCTGGCTGTGATGTTGGGGACCGTCACCTGGCTATTCCTGGCCTCCAGGGACCCTTACATCACGGAGACCCTGGTCAGACAGTCTGAGGTGGTGCTACAGCCCAGGGTATACACTGTGGAGTGTTCTGAGGACTACGACAACTACAAACGCTACCCAG GATGCACTCCTCAGACGTGTGGAAGAGCCATCATAGACAACTCAGTGACCAGGGAGGAGGCCAAATCCCTCAGGAA GTTGGCAGAGAGGGGACTGGCTCTAGCAGGTTCCGATGGGGGA GCCTCTATCCTGGACCTGCACTCTGGTGCTCTGTCTATGGGGAAGCAGTTTGTCAACATTTACAG GTACTTTGGGGAGCAGTTATCAGATGTATTTTCTGAGAAGGACTTCAGCCTCTACAG GGAGGTGCGTGCTCGTATCCAGGCAGTGATAGCAAAAACATATGACCTGGACCCATCTCTTCTGTACCTCACCAAGCCCACATTCTTCTCACGTATCAACAGCACACAGGCAAAGACCCAGCACGATGAGTACTGGCACCCTCACATTGACAAG GTTACTTACGGGTCCTTTGACTACACCTCTCTCCTGTACTTGTCTGATTATGGGGCTGACTTCACTGGAGGGAGATTCATCTTCATGGACTCCAATGGCAACCGCACTGTGGAACCGCGTGCAG GGCGCATATCCTTCTTTTCCTCTGGGTCTGAGAACCTTCACCGCGTTGAGGAGGTCTCGTGGGGAACACGCTACGCCATGACTGTTTCCTTCACCTGTGACCCCGCCCATGCCATTGCAGATCCCGTCATGCCCATAACCcctgtgtga
- the hexdc gene encoding hexosaminidase D, with protein MEALPPWPKGKKLVHLDLKGAPPRIDYLHKLIGIFAGLGADGLLVEYEDMFPYEGELKVLQATQHSPYSREEVLSIQEVAKSHGLEVIPLVQTFGHLEFVLKHKSLWGLREVPHCLGTLNPHREEGVRLVQEMLRQVVELHPGSTSVHIGADEVYLLGEGEESRRWLSTPGRTLQQLFLLHVTRVAKAVRETWPNLNVIMWDDMLRGMDHDTLKGSGLVGLVQPMLWDYNPTLDVENTVSLLERYCGAGLSELWAASAFKGSTNVHTCVTNTQRHVDNHLQWLQVAASLPKGINMLGIALTGWQRYDHLSVLCELLPLALPSLASCLQTLLHGHLNPEAQRRVKDSLGISSVDVETMERSSAGNSELFPGRRLAELVVELMEILQSEELRHFEDSTFVRGWFTPYHRQRKIVNPLIAQQLQNQAMSFLALVEERVELVRKEILSLYPASTAQEWEEQHVSPVVVPLQRILEDTRASLLEMVAQNISESMDGQ; from the exons ATGGAGGCGTTGCCACCGTGGCCGAAGGGGAAGAAGCTGGTTCACTTGGATCTGAAAGGGGCCCCTCCTAGAATCGATTACCTGCACAAG CTGATTGGAATTTTTGCTGGTCTGGGTGCTGACGGTCTATTGGTGGAGTATGAAGATATGTTTCCCTATGAGGGAGAGCTGAAGGTGCTGCAAGCCACTCAGCATTCACCATACAG TCGAGAGGAGGTCCTGTCCATTCAGGAAGTTGCCAAGTCCCATGGGTTGGAGGTCATTCCACTGGTTCAGACATTTGGACACTTAGAG tttgtgttgaagCACAAGTCATTATGGGGCCTGAGGGAGGTCCCCCACTGTCTGGGCACTCTGAATCCccacagagaggagggagtcaGGCTGGTACAGGAGATGCTACGCCAGGTAGTGGAGCTCCACCCTGGCAGCACCAGCGTGCACATCGGAGCTGACGAG GTGTACCTTCTAGGTGAGGGGGAGGAGTCTAGGCGTTGGCTGAGCACACCTGGCCGTACGCTACAGCAACTGTTCCTTTTACACGTCACCAGGGTGGCAAAGGCTGTCAGGGAGACGTGGCCAAACCTCAATGTGATCATGTGGGACGACATGCTGAGAGGGATGGACCATGACACACTGAAAG GCAGCGGTCTGGTAGGACTGGTCCAGCCAATGCTCTGGGACTACAACCCCACGCTAGATGTAGAAAACACTG TGTCTCTACTGGAGAGGTACTGTGGTGCAGGGCTGTCAGAGCTGTGGGCCGCTAGCGCGTTCAAAGGTTCCACTAACGTCCACACCTGTGTgaccaacacacagagacatgttgACAACCATCTACAGTGGCTCCAGGTGGCAGCCTCCCTGCCTAAAGGCATAAACATGTTGGGCATTGCCCTCACTGGCTGGCAGAG GTATGACCACCTGTCTGTGCTGTGTGAGTTGCTGCCCCTGGCTCTGCCCTCCCTGGCCTCTTGCCTACAGACACTCTTACACG GTCATTTGAACCCAGAAGCACAGAGGAGGGTTAAAGACAGTTTGGGTATCTCTTCTGTAGATGTGGAGACCATGGAGAG GTCTTCTGCTGGTAATTCAGAGCTGTTCCCAGGGAGGAGGTTGGCAGAGTTGGTTGTGGAGTTAATGGAAATACTGCAGTCAGAAGAACTCCGCCATTTTGAAGACAGCAC GTTTGTGAGAGGCTGGTTCACTCCCtaccacagacagagaaagatagtCAACCCTCTTATTGCACAGCAGTTACAGAATCAAGCCATGTC ATTCCTGGCACTTGTGGAAGAGAGAGTGGAGTTGGTTAGAAAGGAGATTTTGAGTCTGTACCCAGCCTCCACAGCCCAGGAATGGGAAGAGCAGCATGTCAGTCCTGTGGTGGTTCCCCTCCAGAGGATCCTGGAGGACACCAGAGCCAGCCTACTGGAGATGGTAGCCCAGAACATCTCAGAATCTATGGATGGGCAATAG
- the narf gene encoding nuclear prelamin A recognition factor → MSEVNIGRRKEKCENCTKQCNKKQNDDSISGLYEKDEVNGEVPGSSVTAQQQILLSACLSCDGCVSEEESLKISQQNLEEVVRVLGLNKKCDVSKHKVVVVSVSPQSLPFFAVKFGLDIPEATRKLCGFLKSLGVQYVFDTTLAAGFSILESQREFVQKFRRRHHDDQVLPMFTSSCPGWIRYAERVLGSMVTPHICTARSPQQIMGCLVKDYFTKQQKLSPDKLYHIVVAPCFDKKLEAVRDEFYNSLLESRDIDCVLTSGEVFHMMEQTKVSVADLDSVPLDLVLGEEGDPALARHLGRGSEGFLEHIFKYAANELFGLDVKEITYKTLRNRDFLEVCLERDGEVLLQFAAVYGFRNIQTLVHRMRNGRVPYHLVEVLSCPGGCVSGRGQAEGETGGRLDKALVQQMEEAYNSLPVKLPDTNPGLHILYQDWLEGQDSTHANTLLHTQYTQQSPSQTHTHTQPPHIQW, encoded by the exons atgtcagaAGTGAATATCGGAAGACGCAAGGAGAAATGTGAGAATTGCACTAAACAG tgcaacaaaaaacaaaatgatgaCAGCATAAGCGGTCTCTATGAGAAAGATGAAGTCAACGGTGAGGTTCCGGGCTCTTCCGTTACTGCCCAGCAGCAGATATTGCTGAGTGCCTGTCTGTCCTGTGATGGCTGCGTGTCTGAGGAGGAGAGCCTAAAAATCTCCCAGCAGAACCTGGAGGAAGTGGTTCGTGTCCTGGGCCTTAACAAG AAGTGCGATGTGTCAAAACACAAGGTCGTGGTGGTGTCAGTGTCTCCCCAGTCTCTGCCTTTCTTCGCTGTGAAGTTTGGCCTGGACATTCCAGAGGCCACACGCAAACTTTGTGGCTTCCTCAAGAGCCTAG GGGTGCAGTATGTGTTTGATACTACTCTAGCCGCAGGATTTAGTATTCtggagagccagagagagtTTGTCCAGAAGTTCCGCAGGAGACACCATGATGACCAAGTCCTGCCCATGTTTACCTCCTCCTGTCCAG GGTGGATCCGGTATGCTGAGCGTGTTCTGGGCAGTATGGTAACTCCTCACATCTGTACAGCCAGGTCTCCTCAACAGATCATGGGCTGTCTGGTGAAAGACTACTTCACTAAACAACAG AAGCTGAGCCCAGACAAGCTGTACCACATTGTGGTGGCTCCATGCTTTGATAAAAAATTGGAGGCGGTCAGAGACGAGTTCTACAACAGTTTACTGGAGAGCAGAGACATTGACTGTGTCCTTACATCAG GTGAGGTGTTCCACATGATGGAGCAGACCAAGGTGTCCGTGGCAGACCTGGACTCTGTTCCTCTAGATCTTGT GCTTGGCGAGGAGGGGGACCCAGCTTTAGCGAGACACCTGGGCAGAGGATCTGAGGGCTTCCTGGAACATATCTTTAAATACGCTGCTAATGAGCTGTTTGGTCTGGATGTAAAGGAGATCACATACAAGACTCTTCG GAACCGTGACTTCCTGGAGGTGTGTCTAGAGCGGGATGGGGAGGTGCTTCTGCAGTTTGCAGCCGTCTACGGCTTCCGGAACATCCAGACCCTGGTCCACCGCATGAGGAATGGACGTGTCCCATATCATCTGGTGGAGGTTCTGTCCTGCCCAGGAG GCTGTGTGAGTGGTCGTGGGCAGGCAGAGGGTGAGACAGGGGGGCGGCTGGACAAAGCCTTAGTTCAGCAGATGGAGGAGGCCTACAACAGTCTACCAGTCAAGCTGCCTGACACCAACCCTGGCCTGCACATACTTTACCAGGACTGGCTGGAGGGACAGGACTCAACTCACGCCAACACACTCctgcacacacagtacacacagcaGAGTCCCAGCCagacccacactcacacacagccccCCCACATACAGTGGTGA